From Oryza sativa Japonica Group chromosome 4, ASM3414082v1, one genomic window encodes:
- the LOC4337060 gene encoding uncharacterized protein has translation MDFTAPSFSLGSEFDEPEEAVGYTAPDAPSFSLGIDFEGDGDESHLTDAGNGGEEQKRYEAPDAPSFSVGIDSGSDGGEERRREEQRRSYEAPDAPSFSLGIDSDGDGGDEPHLTNGGHREEQQRRYEAPDAPSFSLGIDFGDGDDEPRLPNASRQAPRYEAPDAPSFSLGFDDDEDDVLIGGSRHELGTVEEEDDDFVLADGQQQQQRRHETVVPDPAPPPPEMNRFKRLRRGPAPPSQAPTPPPHRTPAPATMEASPVVSSKAVLGDIGSFEDEIEDFTDEERFMRDVPPSVGSCITSSSSRFSHASNSKFSLMNHGVLMSQSTSKSKKFAQTPNYSASKSMEESSTKKLLPKTALSPMRKIHLLDSDSDSDDNKEMPGLQQNCKSKVSTVQHKGKAEMNDSWATPALDEFCNEYFKSVEDSRPSQQKEGNSFCGPKVIRSNYSVSETGGHFPHQSTPSGAVLEDNQTDSHPPAMHYFFHHDQLVRDLVRQRLKHFVPVGVDSRGNEQDGTQNLQYRSQTGRCAAENDRWVTPNKRMPVATQVGRRRVNPAGMSGSGHWLTGDDGKKVYISKDGQELTGRVAYRQYQRESGKGFRQSKKKSSAGTRAKKATTKVKQEKTRAKRKR, from the exons atgGACTTCACTGCCCCTTCCTTCTCCCTCGGCTCCGAGTTCGACGAGCCAGAGGAGGCGGTAGGGTATACGGCGCCCGATGCCCCGTCCTTCTCTCTCGGAATCGATttcgagggcgacggcgacgagtccCACCTCACCGATGCCGGCAATGGAGGGGAGGAGCAGAAGCGTTATGAGGCTCCCGATGCGCCATCCTTCTCTGTCGGCATCGATtccggcagcgacggcggtgaGGAGCGCCGCCGGGAGGAGCAACGGCGAAGTTACGAGGCTCCCGACGCGCCCTCCTTCTCCCTCGGTATCGACtccgatggcgacggcggcgacgagccccACCTCACCAACGGAGGCCACcgggaggagcagcagcggcgTTACGAGGCGCCCGACGCGCCCTCTTTCTCCCTCGGCATCgacttcggcgacggcgacgacgaaccCCGCCTCCCCAACGCAAGCCGCCAAGCTCCGCGCTACGAGGCGCCCGATGCACCCTCCTtctccctcgggttcgatgaCGACGAAGACGATGTTCTCATCGGCGGCAGCCGTCACGAGCTCGGGActgtcgaggaggaggacgacgacttcgtcctcgccgacggccaacagcaacagcaacgGCGGCACGAAACTGTTGTCCCcgacccggcgccgccgccgccagagatGAATCGATTCAAGCGGCTGCGGAGAGgccccgcgccgccatctcAAGCGCCAACACCACCTCCTCATAGGACACCAGCGCCGGCTACGATGGAGGCTTCTCCGGTGGTGAGCTCGAAGGCCGTCTTGGGGGATATTGGGAGCTTTGAGGATGAGATCGAGGATTTCACCGACGAGGAGAGATTCATGCGAG ACGTACCGCCGTCTGTTGGTAGCTGCATCACTTCTAGCAGCTCAAGGTTCTCTCATGCCAGCAATTCAAAGTTCTCGCTGATGAACCATGGTGTCCTGATGAGCCAATCAACAAGTAAATCAAAGAAATTTGCACAAACACCTAATTATTCTGCTTCAAAATCTATGGAAGAAAGCAGCACCAAGAAACTGCTCCCTAAGACAGCATTGAGCCCAATGAGGAAAATTCATTTGCTTGATTCAGATAGTGACTCGGATGATAACAAGGAAATGCCTGGTTTGCAGCAAAACTGCAAATCCAAAGTGAGCACTGTTCAACATAAGGGCAAGGCTGAGATGAATGACAGTTGGGCGACACCTGCTCTTGATGAGTTCTGCAATGAGTATTTCAAATCCGTGGAAGACTCGAGACCATCTCAGCAGAAAGAAGGCAACAGTTTTTGTGGCCCCAAAGTCATACGTTCTAACTACTCTGTTAGTGAAACTGGAGGACATTTTCCACATCAATCCACTCCAAGTGGGGCTGTACTAGAGGACAATCAGACAGATAGTCATCCTCCTGCAATGCATTATTTTTTCCACCATGACCAGTTGGTTCGTGACCTGGTCCGTCAAAGACTCAAGCATTTTGTTCCTGTTGGAGTAGACAGCAGAGGAAATGAGCAAGATGGAACACAAAATCTCCAGTACAG GAGTCAGACCGGCCGGTGTGCTGCTGAAAATGATCGGTGGGTGACTCCGAACAAGAGGATGCCTGTTGCAACTCAAGTTGGCAGAAGAAGAGTAAATCCTGCTGGAATGTCTGGCTCTGGCCATTGGTTGACTGGAGACGATGGGAAGAAG GTCTATATCTCCAAAGATGGCCAGGAGTTAACTGGAAGGGTTGCTTACCGACAATACCAAAGG GAAAGTGGCAAGGGATTTCGCCAGTCGAAGAAGAAAAGTTCGGCTGGAACTAGAGCAAAGAAAGCCACTACTAAGGTGAAACAAGAGAAAACTAGAGCAAAAAGAAAGCGCTGA